A single window of Pyrus communis chromosome 10, drPyrComm1.1, whole genome shotgun sequence DNA harbors:
- the LOC137746724 gene encoding U-box domain-containing protein 4-like, translating to MRRRRASVSPVPSPAGETIVDNSGLIEARVRDLVDDLNGTSSVESQRAATFQLRLLARHGMENRVVIANCGAIGFLVDLLQSADNGVQENAVTALLNLSIYGANKTAIANTANAIEHLVHVLETGSAEAKENSAATLYSLSVHEEGNSVRIGRSGAIRLLVDLLRNGTLRGKNDAASTLFSLSNFRENKPRIVEAGAVKYLVELMNPAAGMVDKAVAILSNLSTIPEGRTAISQEGGIPGLVEVLELGSARGKENAVAALLQLCTDSNRHCNTLLRQGALPPLVALNQSGTPRAIQKAKLLLSLLASYMKMHGKK from the exons ATGAGGAGGCGTCGTGCATCCGTGAGCCCTGTTCCCTCTCCTGCCGGCGAAACAATAGTAGACAACTCCGGATTGATTGAAGCCCGTGTTCGTGATCTTGTTGATGACTTGAATGGCACTTCTTCAGTTGAATCTCAAAGAGCTGCAACGTTTCAACTCCGTTTACTCGCCAGGCATGGCATGGAAAATCGGGTTGTTATTGCAAACTGTGGAGCCATTGGCTTCTTGGTGGACTTGCTTCAATCTGCAGACAACGGGGTTCAGGAAAATGCTGTCACAGCACTTCTTAACTTGTCCAtctatggtgccaacaaaactGCAATAGCTAATACTGCCAATGCAATTGAACATCTGGTTCATGTCCTCGAGACAGGCAGTGCCGAGGCCAAGGAGAACTCCGCGGCCACTCTCTATAGCCTTTCGGTGCACGAGGAGGGCAACAGTGTTCGGATTGGAAGGTCCGGTGCTATTAGGCTTCTAGTTGATTTACTGAGGAATGGGACTCTTAGAGGGAAGAACGATGCAGCCTCGACCTTGTTTAGCTTGTCGAATTTTCGTGAAAACAAGCCCCGGATTGTTGAAGCGGGTGCTGTAAAGTACCTGGTGGAGTTGATGAACCCGGCAGCTGGAATGGTTGACAAGGCAGTTGCTATTCTGTCTAATCTTTCTACGATTCCTGAGGGGCGTACTGCGATTAGCCAAGAAGGCGGGATCCCTGGTCTGGTTGAAGTTCTCGAGTTGGGTTCTGCAAGAGGAAAGGAAAATGCAGTTGCGGCTCTTTTACAACTCTGCACAGATAGTAACAGACATTGCAATACGTTGCTTCGACAAGGAGCTCTTCCACCTTTAGTGGCACTCAACCAATCTGGCACCCCAAGGGCCATACAAAAG GCAAAGTTACTCCTCAGTCTCTTAGCTTCTTACATGAAAATGCACGGAAAAAAATAA
- the LOC137746721 gene encoding U-box domain-containing protein 4-like isoform X2: MEISLFKALLNNISSFFHLSSHDNINFDPVLKYCKRAEEILKLLKTVLDAIADSEIASYELLNKPFEELGQYVDELREQIEDWQPLFSKVKLVLQVESLISKIWTSGLDIFQLLKTSPQHLPDELGSASLEHCIQKFKHMGYEQMSTVIKDAINDQVEGVGPSSEILVKIAEGLSLRSNKEILIEAVALEKLKENAEQSEKIEEAEYIEHLISLVTCMHERLITIKQSESCSPVPIPADFCCPLSLELMTDPVIVASGQTYERTFIKNWIGLGLTVCPKTRQTLAHTNLIPNYTVKALIANWCESNNVKLPDPAKAAHLLGQAEPGAPKDSSIFPHSRVSQSMSPESTRSTGSPSKNLFSSGPLYQERSSPLHPRSTSEGSLPGIAGTRQDLDIERISLANSEDRSANLEERSTDLDSQHSMSPSRDELPNFIEVEQSSQSHNRTASASSVLSNANCSQGTPVNGNGALQVSTSLSGYSSDASGELKSEPQAVATLAPQQRQTESPTRIVEARPRNQMWRRPSSLIPRIVSSPPIETRPDLSELEAQVRNLVEDLKSTSLDTQREATFQLRLLAKHNMDNRIVIASCGAIGLLVDLLRSADTRVQENAVTALLNLSINDNNKTAIATANAIEPLIHVLETGSAEAKENSAATLFSLSVIEDNKVRIGRSGAIRPLVDLLGNGSPRGRKDAATALFNLSIFHENKGRIVQAGAVKYLVELMDPAAGMVDKAVAVLANLSTIPDGRTAIGQEGGIPVLVEVVELGSARGKENAAAALLQLCTNSNRYCSQVLQEGAVPPLVVLSQSGTPRAKEKAQTLLSYFRNHRQGNAGRG; this comes from the exons ATGGAGATATCATTGTTCAAAGCACTTCTTAATAACATCTCCTCTTTTTTCCATTTATCATCTCATGACAACATAAACTTTGACCCGGTTTTGAAGTACTGCAAAAGAGCTGAAGAGATATTAAAATTGTTGAAGACTGTACTTGATGCCATTGCTGATTCTGAAATAGCTTCTTATGAACTGCTTAATAAGCCATTTGAAGAACTGGGTCAATAtgttgatgagttgagggagcAAATTGAAGACTGGCAGCCATTGTTTAGTAAAGTCAAGCTT GTTCTTCAGGTTGAGTCATTGATATCAAAGATTTGGACTTCTGGCCTGGATATCTTTCAACTGTTGAAGACATCCCCGCAGCATCTTCCTGATGAATTGGGTTCAGCATCTCTTGAG CACTGCATACAAAAATTTAAGCACATGGGATATGAACAAATGTCAACTGTCATTAAAGATGCTATAAACGATCAAGTGGAGGGTGTTGGACCAAGCTCAGAGATCCTAGTGAAAATTGCAGAGGGCCTTAGCTTGAGGTCCAACAAGGAGATTCTTATTGAGGCTGTAGCACTTGAAAAGTTGAAGGAAAATGCTGAACAATCTGAAAAGATTGAGGAAGCAGAGTATATTGAGCATCTGATATCCCTTGTTACCTGTATGCACGAGCGCCTTATTACGATAAAGCAATCCGAGAGCTGCAGCCCCGTTCCAATACCTGCTGATTTCTGCTGCCCCCTCTCTCTGGAGCTGATGACGGATCCAGTGATCGTGGCATCAGGTCAAACCTACGAGAGGACTTTCATCAAGAACTGGATCGGTCTTGGCCTCACTGTTTGTCCAAAGACACGGCAGACTTTGGCTCACACCAATTTGATACCTAATTACACTGTGAAGGCACTAATTGCAAATTGGTGTGAGTCAAACAATGTGAAACTGCCTGATCCCGCTAAGGCAGCACACCTTCTCGGGCAAGCAGAGCCTGGTGCACCAAAGGATTCATCTATTTTTCCTCATTCCAGGGTCAGTCAATCGATGTCACCTGAATCAACTCGGTCTACTGGTTCACCCTCGAAGAACTTGTTCTCATCTGGTCCTCTGTATCAGGAGAGAAGTTCTCCATTGCATCCTCGTTCTACATCAGAAGGTTCTTTGCCTGGTATAGCTGGAACTAGGCAGGATTTGGATATTGAAAGAATATCACTAGCAAATTCTGAAGACAGGTCTGCTAACTTAGAAGAAAGGAGTACAGATCTAGATAGCCAACACTCTATGTCACCATCTCGAGATGAACTTCCTAATTTTATTGAAGTTGAGCAGTCATCTCAAAGCCATAATAGAACTGCGTCAGCTTCCAGCGTACTTTCCAATGCCAATTGTAGTCAAGGAACTCCGGTCAATGGCAATGGGGCCTTACAGGTATCGACCAGTCTGTCAGGCTACAGCAGTGACGCTTCTGGGGAGTTGAAATCAGAACCACAAGCTGTTGCTACCTTGGCCCCCCAACAGAGACAAACTGAGTCGCCAACCAGAATAGTAGAGGCAAGACCTCGAAACCAAATGTGGCGCCGACCATCTAGCTTAATCCCGAGGATAGTTTCTTCTCCACCTATTGAAACAAGACCTGACCTTTCTGAACTTGAAGCCCAAGTTCGTAACCTGGTTGAGGACTTGAAAAGCACTTCACTTGATACACAAAGAGAGGCAACATTTCAACTCCGGTTACTTGCCAAGCATAATATGGATAATCGGATTGTTATTGCAAGTTGTGGGGCCATTGGCTTGTTGGTGGATTTGCTCCGCTCTGCAGATACAAGAGTTCAGGAGAATGCTGTCACAGCACTCCTTAACTTATCAATCAATGATAACAACAAAACTGCAATTGCTACTGCCAATGCAATTGAACCTCTGATTCATGTCCTTGAGACAGGGAGTGCAGAGGCCAAGGAGAACTCAGCTGCCACTCTCTTCAGCCTTTCGGTGATCGAGGACAACAAGGTTCGCATTGGAAGGTCAGGGGCTATCAGGCCTCTGGTTGATTTATTGGGGAATGGGAGTCCGAGAGGGAGGAAAGATGCAGCCACAGCTTTGtttaatttgtcaatttttcATGAGAATAAGGGTCGAATTGTTCAAGCTGGTGCTGTTAAGTACCTAGTGGAGTTGATGGACCCAGCGGCTGGAATGGTTGACAAGGCAGTTGCTGTTTTGGCTAATCTTTCAACAATTCCTGATGGGAGGACAGCAATTGGTCAGGAGGGTGGGATCCCTGTTCTTGTCGAGGTTGTTGAATTGGGTTCTGCAAGAGGGAAGGAAAATGCAGCTGCTGCTCTTTTACAGCTCTGCACAAACAGTAATCGATATTGCAGTCAGGTGCTCCAAGAAGGAGCTGTCCCACCATTAGTAGTATTGTCACAATCTGGCACCCCAAGGGCCAAAGAGAAG GCGCAGACGCTCCTTAGCTACTTCAGAAACCATAGACAAGGTAATGCTGGTAGAGGATAA
- the LOC137748400 gene encoding aspartic proteinase nepenthesin-1-like — protein sequence MAATLRHFTTSASISAVLLLIFLEMELLCLVSSNPSTPALILHSLPAMVLPLYHSTPNSSSRTSSSSNPRRLLGRSESLSRPNARMSLYDDLLRNGYYTTRLWIGTPPQKFALIVDTGSTVTYVPCSSCEQCGRHQDPKFDPEGSNTYQAVKCNIDCTCDNERVNCIYERQYAEMSSSSGVLGEDLISFGNQSELPPQRAVFGCENFETGDLYSQPADGIMGLGRGDLSVVDQLVDKSVISDSFSLCYGGMDIGGGAMVLGGFSAPSDMVFTRSNPVRSPYYNIDLKEMHVAGKQLPLDPSVFDRKHGTVLDSGTTYAYLPEAAFLAFKDAIMKELNSLKQIPGPDPNFNDICFSTAGSDVSHPSDTFPEVDMIFGNGEKLTLSPENYLFRHSKVRGAYCLGIFQNGKDPTTLLGGIVVRNTLVMYDRAHSKIGFWKTNCSELWERLNESVSPLPMPPASDEKNSTTEAPTGAPPYVLPGEQEVGKITFDMSLNISYSDLKPHITELAEYIAQELEVNTSQVHLLKFTTNGNDSLVKWAIFPAASTDSISNTTGLDIISKLSEHRLKFPVMFGTYELLRWHVEPKDKRSWWQRNYLVVLSILGILVIALAAVGFWFIWRHRQRTANPYKPVNVAVPEQELQPL from the exons ATGGCAGCAACACTGCGCCACTTCACCACCTCCGCTTCCATCTCCGCCGTCCTCCTCCTGATCTTCTTAGAGATGGAGCTTTTGTGTCTGGTCTCGTCCAATCCCAGCACCCCTGCCCTCATTCTCCACTCACTCCCAGCCATGGTCTTACCTCTCTACCACTCCACTCCAAATTCGTCGTCCCGGACCTCATCATCGTCCAATCCCCGGCGCCTCCTCGGGAGATCGGAGTCCCTCAGCCGCCCCAACGCCCGCATGAGCCTCTACGACGATCTCCTCCGCAATGG GTACTATACGACGCGGCTTTGGATCGGAACGCCACCGCAGAAGTTTGCGCTAATTGTGGATACTGGGAGCACTGTGACCTATGTGCCTTGCTCTTCTTGCGAACAGTGTGGCAGACACCAG GACCCCAAGTTTGATCCAGAAGGCTCAAACACTTACCAAGCTGTCAAATGCAACATAGATTGCACTTGCGATAATGAGAGGGTGAATTGTATTTATGAGAGGCAATATGCTGAAATGAGTAGTAGCAGTGGGGTGCTTGGTGAGGATCTTATATCCTTTGGCAATCAAAGTGAACTACCACCTCAACGTGCAGTTTTCGGTTgcgaaaattttgaaactggTGATCTTTACAGCCAGCCTGCTGATGGCATAATGGGATTGGGCCGTGGTGATCTAAGTGTGGTCGACCAACTTGTTGATAAAAGCGTAATAAGTGATTCTTTCTCATTATGTTATGGTGGAATGGACATTGGTGGAGGTGCAATGGTTCTTGGTGGGTTTTCAGCCCCATCAGACATGGTCTTCACTCGTTCAAACCCAGTACGAAG TCCATACTACAATATTGATTTGAAGGAGATGCATGTTGCGGGAAAGCAATTGCCTTTGGATCCAAGTGTCTTTGACAGAAAACATGGAACAGTCTTGGACAGTGGTACAACATATGCATACCTACCAGAAGCAGCATTTCTGGCATTTAAGGATGCT ATCATGAAGGAGCTTAATTCCCTCAAGCAAATCCCTGGCCCTGATCCAAATTTTAATGATATATGCTTTTCCACTGCTGGAAG TGATGTCTCCCACCCATCAGACACCTTTCCAGAAGTTGACATGATATTTGGCAATGGCGAGAAGTTGACTCTATCTCCTGAAAATTATTTATTCAGG CATTCAAAGGTCCGTGGTGCATATTGCCTGGGGATTTTTCAAAATGGAAAGGATCCAACTACTCTTTTAGGAG GAATTGTTGTCCGGAATACTCTTGTAATGTATGACCGTGCGCATTCCAAGATTGGTTTCTGGAAAACCAATTGTTCAGAGTTGTGGGAAAGACTTAATGAATCTGTTTCACCTCTACCAATGCCTCCTGCTTCAGATGAAAAGAATTCAACTACAGAAGCTCCAACTGGAGCACCACCTTATGTACTTCCAG GTGAACAGGAAGTTGGAAAAATAACATTTGATATGTCCTTGAACATCAGCTACTCAGATCTGAAGCCCCACATTACAGAACTAGCTGAATACATAGCTCAGGAATTAGAAGTTAACACATCACAG GTCCATTTGTTGAAGTTTACTACCAATGGAAATGATTCTCTTGTTAAATGGGCCATATTTCCTGCAGCTTCTACCGACAGTATTTCTAATACAACTGGGCTG GATATAATTTCCAAGCTTTCAGAACATCGTTTGAAGTTTCCTGTTATGTTTGGAACTTATGAATTGCTCAGATGGCATGTTGAGCCTAAGGACAAAAG GTCATGGTGGCAGCGAAATTATCTGGTGGTTTTATCAATTTTAGGAATTCTAGTTATTGCATTAGCAGCTGTTGGATTTTGGTTTATATGGAGACATCGCCAACGGACAGCCAATCCCTACAAGCCTGTCAATGTTGCCGTTCCAGAGCAAGAACTCCAGCCTCTATGA
- the LOC137746721 gene encoding U-box domain-containing protein 4-like isoform X1, translating into MVNKGVMEISLFKALLNNISSFFHLSSHDNINFDPVLKYCKRAEEILKLLKTVLDAIADSEIASYELLNKPFEELGQYVDELREQIEDWQPLFSKVKLVLQVESLISKIWTSGLDIFQLLKTSPQHLPDELGSASLEHCIQKFKHMGYEQMSTVIKDAINDQVEGVGPSSEILVKIAEGLSLRSNKEILIEAVALEKLKENAEQSEKIEEAEYIEHLISLVTCMHERLITIKQSESCSPVPIPADFCCPLSLELMTDPVIVASGQTYERTFIKNWIGLGLTVCPKTRQTLAHTNLIPNYTVKALIANWCESNNVKLPDPAKAAHLLGQAEPGAPKDSSIFPHSRVSQSMSPESTRSTGSPSKNLFSSGPLYQERSSPLHPRSTSEGSLPGIAGTRQDLDIERISLANSEDRSANLEERSTDLDSQHSMSPSRDELPNFIEVEQSSQSHNRTASASSVLSNANCSQGTPVNGNGALQVSTSLSGYSSDASGELKSEPQAVATLAPQQRQTESPTRIVEARPRNQMWRRPSSLIPRIVSSPPIETRPDLSELEAQVRNLVEDLKSTSLDTQREATFQLRLLAKHNMDNRIVIASCGAIGLLVDLLRSADTRVQENAVTALLNLSINDNNKTAIATANAIEPLIHVLETGSAEAKENSAATLFSLSVIEDNKVRIGRSGAIRPLVDLLGNGSPRGRKDAATALFNLSIFHENKGRIVQAGAVKYLVELMDPAAGMVDKAVAVLANLSTIPDGRTAIGQEGGIPVLVEVVELGSARGKENAAAALLQLCTNSNRYCSQVLQEGAVPPLVVLSQSGTPRAKEKAQTLLSYFRNHRQGNAGRG; encoded by the exons atggtgaaTAAAG GTGTGATGGAGATATCATTGTTCAAAGCACTTCTTAATAACATCTCCTCTTTTTTCCATTTATCATCTCATGACAACATAAACTTTGACCCGGTTTTGAAGTACTGCAAAAGAGCTGAAGAGATATTAAAATTGTTGAAGACTGTACTTGATGCCATTGCTGATTCTGAAATAGCTTCTTATGAACTGCTTAATAAGCCATTTGAAGAACTGGGTCAATAtgttgatgagttgagggagcAAATTGAAGACTGGCAGCCATTGTTTAGTAAAGTCAAGCTT GTTCTTCAGGTTGAGTCATTGATATCAAAGATTTGGACTTCTGGCCTGGATATCTTTCAACTGTTGAAGACATCCCCGCAGCATCTTCCTGATGAATTGGGTTCAGCATCTCTTGAG CACTGCATACAAAAATTTAAGCACATGGGATATGAACAAATGTCAACTGTCATTAAAGATGCTATAAACGATCAAGTGGAGGGTGTTGGACCAAGCTCAGAGATCCTAGTGAAAATTGCAGAGGGCCTTAGCTTGAGGTCCAACAAGGAGATTCTTATTGAGGCTGTAGCACTTGAAAAGTTGAAGGAAAATGCTGAACAATCTGAAAAGATTGAGGAAGCAGAGTATATTGAGCATCTGATATCCCTTGTTACCTGTATGCACGAGCGCCTTATTACGATAAAGCAATCCGAGAGCTGCAGCCCCGTTCCAATACCTGCTGATTTCTGCTGCCCCCTCTCTCTGGAGCTGATGACGGATCCAGTGATCGTGGCATCAGGTCAAACCTACGAGAGGACTTTCATCAAGAACTGGATCGGTCTTGGCCTCACTGTTTGTCCAAAGACACGGCAGACTTTGGCTCACACCAATTTGATACCTAATTACACTGTGAAGGCACTAATTGCAAATTGGTGTGAGTCAAACAATGTGAAACTGCCTGATCCCGCTAAGGCAGCACACCTTCTCGGGCAAGCAGAGCCTGGTGCACCAAAGGATTCATCTATTTTTCCTCATTCCAGGGTCAGTCAATCGATGTCACCTGAATCAACTCGGTCTACTGGTTCACCCTCGAAGAACTTGTTCTCATCTGGTCCTCTGTATCAGGAGAGAAGTTCTCCATTGCATCCTCGTTCTACATCAGAAGGTTCTTTGCCTGGTATAGCTGGAACTAGGCAGGATTTGGATATTGAAAGAATATCACTAGCAAATTCTGAAGACAGGTCTGCTAACTTAGAAGAAAGGAGTACAGATCTAGATAGCCAACACTCTATGTCACCATCTCGAGATGAACTTCCTAATTTTATTGAAGTTGAGCAGTCATCTCAAAGCCATAATAGAACTGCGTCAGCTTCCAGCGTACTTTCCAATGCCAATTGTAGTCAAGGAACTCCGGTCAATGGCAATGGGGCCTTACAGGTATCGACCAGTCTGTCAGGCTACAGCAGTGACGCTTCTGGGGAGTTGAAATCAGAACCACAAGCTGTTGCTACCTTGGCCCCCCAACAGAGACAAACTGAGTCGCCAACCAGAATAGTAGAGGCAAGACCTCGAAACCAAATGTGGCGCCGACCATCTAGCTTAATCCCGAGGATAGTTTCTTCTCCACCTATTGAAACAAGACCTGACCTTTCTGAACTTGAAGCCCAAGTTCGTAACCTGGTTGAGGACTTGAAAAGCACTTCACTTGATACACAAAGAGAGGCAACATTTCAACTCCGGTTACTTGCCAAGCATAATATGGATAATCGGATTGTTATTGCAAGTTGTGGGGCCATTGGCTTGTTGGTGGATTTGCTCCGCTCTGCAGATACAAGAGTTCAGGAGAATGCTGTCACAGCACTCCTTAACTTATCAATCAATGATAACAACAAAACTGCAATTGCTACTGCCAATGCAATTGAACCTCTGATTCATGTCCTTGAGACAGGGAGTGCAGAGGCCAAGGAGAACTCAGCTGCCACTCTCTTCAGCCTTTCGGTGATCGAGGACAACAAGGTTCGCATTGGAAGGTCAGGGGCTATCAGGCCTCTGGTTGATTTATTGGGGAATGGGAGTCCGAGAGGGAGGAAAGATGCAGCCACAGCTTTGtttaatttgtcaatttttcATGAGAATAAGGGTCGAATTGTTCAAGCTGGTGCTGTTAAGTACCTAGTGGAGTTGATGGACCCAGCGGCTGGAATGGTTGACAAGGCAGTTGCTGTTTTGGCTAATCTTTCAACAATTCCTGATGGGAGGACAGCAATTGGTCAGGAGGGTGGGATCCCTGTTCTTGTCGAGGTTGTTGAATTGGGTTCTGCAAGAGGGAAGGAAAATGCAGCTGCTGCTCTTTTACAGCTCTGCACAAACAGTAATCGATATTGCAGTCAGGTGCTCCAAGAAGGAGCTGTCCCACCATTAGTAGTATTGTCACAATCTGGCACCCCAAGGGCCAAAGAGAAG GCGCAGACGCTCCTTAGCTACTTCAGAAACCATAGACAAGGTAATGCTGGTAGAGGATAA
- the LOC137747287 gene encoding FRIGIDA-like protein 3: MVDVEQVLESDAPSSLIDQLGDALLELNAHNDTSEDRVQWEEIEEHFRNLETTLRKNFEELEAKEKKFAEQEAETCASLAEREAAVIAKEQDLLDRVQELKDAAVAAIFEARVIHQPSTSKPVDDGDNKNSKVSSSLGDTNSSEEDFPHKTGDNAEGTASEVKPRPALMQFCEQMDAKGLLNYATENYKKLNVIREELSVALESAGEPARLVLDSLEGFYPPDETNQPEGKKDAALQGMRRSCLMFMEAMTALLAKVDPGADHLLNPDTKQQAKAIADEWKPKLASAGTDAANGISLEAEAFLQLLATFRIASEFDEDELCKFVLAVAHRRQTPELCRSLGLTHKMPGLVESMVSSGKQIDAVRFIHVFQLTESYPLVPLLKTYLKDLRRNSQGDNTGDGTGAQDDVNAKELAALKAVIRCVQEFKLEADYPLDPLQKRVHQLERSKADKKRSNESKRQQQKKQKISGRWRGYRGPGVAATSAPAAARHGQPVFGDRAGYGGILERYAQRPLTYDYQVPSQPAYVPQANDQRLYYYPQDDRVKPAPYNATPSNYGGYAGSGMQSQRQPYM; this comes from the exons ATGGTTGATGTGGAACAAGTTCTGGAAAGTGATGCACCAAGCTCTCTAATCGATCAGCTTGGTGATGCATTACTGGAACTAAATGCACACAATGATACTTCTGAGGACCGGGTTCAGTGGGAAGAAATTGAAGAGCATTTCCGCAACCTTGAGACAACACTGAGGAAGAATTTTGAAGAGCTCGAAGCCAAGGAGAAGAAATTTGCGGAGCAGGAAGCTGAAACCTGTGCTTCACTTGCGGAGAGAGAGGCAGCTGTTATTGCTAAAGAGCAAGACCTTTTGGATCGAGTGCAGGAGCTAAAAGATGCAGCTGTTGCTGCTATTTTTGAGGCACGAGTCATTCACCAGCCATCAACTTCAAAACCTGTGGATGATGGGGATAACAAAAACAGCAAGGTAAGCAGCTCTCTTGGTGATACAAATTCATCAGAAGAGGATTTTCCTCATAAAACAGGTGATAATGCTGAGGGTACGGCTTCTGAGGTTAAGCCACGCCCAGCACTGATGCAATTTTGCGAGCAGATGGATGCAAAAGGGCTTCTGAATTATGCTACTGAGAATTATAAAAAACTAAATGTTATTCGTGAGGAACTTTCTGTTGCACTAGAAAGTGCAGGTGAACCAGCACGATTGGTGCTGGATTCACTGGAGGGGTTTTACCCTCCGGATGAGACTAACCAACCAGAGGGTAAGAAGGATGCTGCCCTTCAGGGCATGCGCAGATCCTGTCTAATGTTTATGGAAGCCATGACTGCCTTATTGGCAAAGGTTGACCCAGGTGCTGATCACCTTTTGAACCCTGACACCAAgcagcaagccaaagcaattgCTGATGAGTGGAAGCCTAAGTTGGCTAGTGCCGGCACTGATGCTGCCAATGGAATTTCATTGGAAGCAGAGGCATTCTTGCAGCTCCTCGCTACTTTTAGGATTGCTTCTGAGTTTGATGAAGACGAACTCTGCAAGTTTGTTCTTGCAGTTGCTCACCGCAGGCAGACACCTGAGCTCTGCCGCTCTCTTGGTTTAACACACAAAATGCCAG GTCTTGTTGAATCAATGGTCAGCAGTGGGAAACAAATTGATGCTGTACGTTTTATTCATGTCTTCCAGCTTACTGAAAGTTATCCCCTTGTGCCACTTCTAAAGACGTACTTGAAAGATTTGAGGAGAAATTCACAAGGGGACAACACAGGAGATGGTACTGGTGCACAG GATGATGTTAATGCAAAAGAGCTTGCTGCACTGAAGGCCGTAATAAGGTGCGTTCAAGAGTTCAAGCTTGAGGCTGACTACCCTCTTGATCCACTACAGAAAAGGGTCCATCAACTAGAGCGATCCAAAGCTGATAAGAAGAGAAGTAATGAATCTAAACGTCAACAGCAAAAGAAGCAAAAAATCAGTGGAAGATGGCGTGGTTACCGTGGGCCAGGTGTTGCTGCAACCTCTGCCCCTGCTGCTGCTAGGCACGGGCAACCTGTTTTTGGTGATAGGGCGGGATATGGTGGGATATTGGAGAGGTATGCCCAGCGTCCACTCACATACGATTACCAAGTTCCCAGCCAGCCTGCTTATGTTCCACAAGCTAATGATCAAAGGTTATATTACTATCCCCAGGACGACAGAGTCAAACCAGCCCCTTATAATGCTACTCCATCCAATTATGGCGGTTACGCTGGCAGTGGAATGCAGTCTCAACGCCAGCCGTACATGTAG